One Mycobacterium kubicae genomic window carries:
- a CDS encoding PIN domain-containing protein, which yields MTTILIVDTNIIASSPRLNSVAWSSMIRNAGDWATRIVVPEVVVMETVNVVRRRWHAEIDRLVRLPLGQFGLADAQAAMVAVINQESDGYEEWLLARLEELGIEIQPVPAVHHMEIARRASAGRTPFTRNKEGKTKDGYRDTLIWLTVLAVAKENPGDTVWLISENHTDFGPKPGDWTGPNTGGREDCPIHFADDLMDELDAEGLDDRVHYVVSAELMEQHLASQFAPIADSDLDQLVAAIDMTTLAGKLMYLSLGRYLDPLAAALPAGVLAGEIIGAHEQQDGWTFSEGARRGDEGWTAQFAVDTEVDIEIAGAPWLGGEHTKILRMIGRVAVSPEGAILDMTVDGAEALPDDPERARRARRRELDVGFGSAAAEALNADLMTRIAAQYNGPNVMSEILKSQNSDLMTRIAAQYNGPNVMSEILKSQNSDLMTRIAAQYNGPNVMSEILKAQNSDLMTRIAAQYNGPNVMSEILKAQNTGSVRPDGESADEDADADHAIQGNPDAEGNPGL from the coding sequence GTGACGACAATACTTATCGTCGATACGAACATCATCGCTAGTTCCCCGAGACTGAACAGCGTCGCCTGGTCGTCGATGATCAGAAACGCGGGAGACTGGGCAACCCGAATCGTCGTGCCAGAAGTCGTCGTGATGGAAACCGTAAATGTGGTTCGGCGACGTTGGCACGCAGAGATTGACCGGCTCGTCCGTCTCCCACTCGGACAATTTGGACTGGCCGATGCACAAGCCGCGATGGTGGCCGTCATCAACCAAGAATCGGACGGCTACGAGGAATGGTTGCTGGCGCGTTTGGAAGAGTTAGGCATTGAGATACAGCCGGTGCCCGCCGTCCACCACATGGAGATCGCACGTCGAGCTTCAGCCGGGCGCACACCATTCACAAGAAACAAAGAGGGGAAGACTAAAGATGGATACCGAGATACCTTGATCTGGTTGACCGTCCTGGCTGTGGCCAAAGAAAACCCAGGGGACACGGTCTGGCTGATCAGCGAAAATCACACCGACTTCGGGCCCAAGCCTGGCGACTGGACCGGACCGAACACCGGAGGAAGAGAGGACTGTCCGATTCACTTCGCCGACGACCTCATGGACGAACTCGACGCCGAGGGACTCGACGATAGGGTCCATTACGTCGTTAGCGCTGAACTTATGGAACAACATCTGGCATCGCAGTTCGCCCCTATAGCCGATTCCGATCTCGACCAACTGGTGGCGGCAATCGACATGACCACATTGGCGGGCAAGCTGATGTACCTGTCGCTTGGACGCTATCTGGATCCTCTCGCAGCTGCGCTACCTGCCGGGGTGCTAGCCGGTGAAATCATCGGTGCCCACGAACAACAGGACGGATGGACGTTCAGCGAAGGTGCCCGCAGGGGCGACGAAGGATGGACAGCACAATTTGCGGTAGACACCGAGGTCGACATCGAGATTGCCGGAGCGCCTTGGCTCGGTGGCGAACACACAAAAATCCTACGTATGATCGGGCGAGTAGCGGTATCACCCGAGGGTGCCATTCTGGACATGACTGTGGACGGCGCAGAAGCACTTCCCGACGATCCAGAGCGGGCGCGACGCGCCAGACGCAGAGAACTGGATGTTGGTTTTGGCTCGGCCGCTGCTGAGGCGCTCAATGCAGACCTCATGACAAGGATTGCCGCCCAATACAACGGCCCTAACGTGATGAGCGAGATCCTTAAGTCACAGAACTCAGACCTCATGACAAGGATTGCCGCCCAATACAACGGCCCTAACGTGATGAGCGAGATCCTTAAGTCACAGAACTCAGACCTCATGACAAGGATTGCCGCCCAATACAACGGCCCTAACGTGATGAGCGAGATCCTTAAGGCGCAGAACTCAGACCTCATGACAAGGATTGCCGCCCAATACAACGGCCCTAACGTGATGAGCGAGATCCTTAAGGCGCAGAACACAGGAAGCGTCCGGCCGGACGGTGAATCGGCGGATGAGGACGCCGACGCCGACCATGCAATCCAAGGGAATCCGGACGCCGAAGGAAACCCAGGACTATAG
- a CDS encoding SRPBCC family protein: MPPRVEPIRKTITVNVPVERAFELFIDRFDAIKPREHNLLPAPIAKTVFEPYVGGHIYDQGVDGSRCDWSRVLLYEPPVRVVFSWDIGPTWQLEPDPAKTSEVEVRFVAESETTTRVELEHRHIDRHGSGWENVAKGVDGDAGWPLYLRRYVELLEAS, encoded by the coding sequence GTGCCACCACGAGTCGAACCAATACGGAAGACGATTACCGTCAACGTTCCCGTTGAGCGAGCGTTCGAACTCTTCATCGACAGGTTCGACGCGATCAAGCCTCGCGAGCACAACCTGCTGCCGGCGCCGATCGCCAAGACCGTCTTCGAACCGTACGTCGGAGGGCACATCTACGACCAAGGTGTGGACGGCAGTCGGTGCGACTGGTCGCGTGTGCTGCTTTACGAGCCACCCGTGCGGGTGGTGTTCTCCTGGGACATCGGTCCGACGTGGCAGTTGGAGCCCGATCCGGCCAAGACGAGCGAGGTTGAGGTGCGTTTCGTCGCGGAATCCGAGACGACCACCCGCGTCGAGTTGGAGCACCGACACATCGACCGACACGGCAGCGGTTGGGAGAACGTTGCGAAAGGCGTTGACGGGGATGCGGGTTGGCCGTTGTATCTGCGTCGGTACGTCGAATTGTTGGAGGCGTCGTGA
- a CDS encoding tyrosine-type recombinase/integrase: MASIRVRQRRDGSTYTAVLYVLNGKQTSSSFNDHSEALRFQELANRTSPAKALEVWAIQAEGACGFTVATWCTHYVDHLTGVNDATRLRYRRYIVNDVAISEIGSLPLSALTNMDVARWLNSLTGAAKTKANKHGFLAGALNAAVRARHLTANPCDGNRLPREEPAEMTFLTHDEFSLLNSCVGRHWQPLVEFLVASGARFGEATALKPGDIDTAESTVRIQRAWRYVPGQGYQLGPPKTRRSVRTIDVAPSTLSKLNLDGEWLFTNSGRGWRGSPADPVRPQNFHTNCWTPALVRAGNAGLTKRPRPHDLRHTNASWLIQAGVPLTTIQRHLGHESIQTTSDRYGHLDRSSSRVVADVIGNALKPRESNEAEEKGATG; encoded by the coding sequence GTGGCAAGCATTCGAGTCCGGCAGCGTAGAGACGGCAGTACCTACACCGCGGTGCTTTATGTGCTTAACGGCAAGCAGACTTCCTCGTCGTTCAACGATCACTCGGAGGCTCTGAGGTTTCAAGAATTGGCCAATCGGACCAGTCCCGCCAAGGCGCTCGAAGTCTGGGCCATCCAGGCGGAAGGTGCCTGCGGGTTCACTGTGGCTACCTGGTGTACGCACTACGTGGACCACCTGACGGGAGTCAACGATGCCACCAGATTGCGGTACCGGCGGTACATAGTTAACGACGTTGCCATCAGCGAGATCGGCTCGCTTCCGCTGTCGGCCTTGACCAACATGGACGTCGCCCGGTGGCTTAATAGCCTCACTGGGGCGGCCAAGACGAAAGCAAATAAGCACGGCTTCCTTGCCGGTGCCCTTAATGCTGCAGTGAGGGCTCGGCACCTGACCGCCAATCCCTGTGATGGCAACAGACTCCCCCGCGAGGAGCCTGCCGAAATGACTTTTCTCACGCACGACGAGTTCAGTCTCTTGAACTCTTGTGTCGGACGGCATTGGCAGCCTCTTGTCGAGTTTCTGGTGGCCAGCGGTGCCCGCTTCGGTGAAGCCACAGCGCTTAAGCCGGGTGATATCGATACGGCCGAAAGTACGGTCCGAATTCAGCGTGCCTGGCGCTATGTGCCCGGCCAGGGTTACCAGCTGGGTCCGCCGAAAACGAGGCGCAGCGTCCGCACAATTGACGTCGCACCCAGTACCCTTTCTAAGCTCAATCTCGACGGAGAATGGCTGTTCACCAATTCAGGAAGGGGCTGGCGCGGGTCGCCTGCTGACCCGGTGCGACCGCAGAACTTCCACACCAACTGCTGGACCCCCGCGTTGGTCAGGGCCGGGAACGCAGGTCTGACGAAGCGTCCCAGACCCCATGACCTGAGGCACACCAACGCCTCCTGGCTGATTCAGGCTGGGGTTCCCCTGACAACCATTCAGCGGCACCTAGGGCACGAATCAATCCAGACTACTTCCGATCGATACGGGCACCTAGATCGTAGTTCATCAAGGGTCGTGGCGGACGTGATTGGCAACGCACTCAAACCGAGGGAATCAAATGAGGCAGAAGAGAAGGGTGCCACGGGCTAA
- a CDS encoding TetR/AcrR family transcriptional regulator, producing the protein MESAHVAAPTGGVREARRLETRARLLDAALAEISRRGVGAADVSAIAAAAGVVRGTFYFHFPTKEHVLVEVERDEENRIISEIADSTGDLASVLSRVVQHVLDAERRLGAVVFRDMLGLHFSSTRPVEDELAQHPLAGFLVGVISRAQDAGQVPSHADPAELAVFFLTGLFALLATGAHDSELLSRYVTTIVKGMEIR; encoded by the coding sequence ATGGAGTCAGCCCACGTCGCAGCGCCCACCGGGGGCGTGCGGGAGGCGCGGCGACTGGAAACGCGGGCACGCTTGTTGGACGCCGCGCTGGCCGAAATCTCGCGGCGGGGCGTCGGCGCCGCGGATGTCAGCGCCATCGCTGCCGCGGCGGGCGTGGTGCGCGGGACGTTCTACTTCCACTTCCCGACCAAGGAGCACGTGCTCGTCGAGGTGGAGCGGGACGAAGAGAACCGGATCATCAGCGAAATCGCCGACAGCACGGGCGACTTGGCGTCGGTGTTGTCCCGAGTGGTACAGCACGTGCTCGACGCCGAACGTCGGCTGGGCGCAGTGGTGTTCCGCGACATGCTCGGATTGCACTTCTCCTCGACCCGTCCGGTCGAGGACGAACTGGCCCAGCACCCGCTCGCCGGGTTCTTAGTGGGAGTGATCAGCCGGGCGCAGGACGCGGGGCAAGTGCCCTCGCACGCTGACCCCGCCGAGCTTGCGGTCTTCTTCCTGACCGGCCTGTTCGCGTTGCTGGCCACCGGGGCCCACGATTCCGAGCTGTTAAGCCGTTATGTGACAACAATTGTCAAGGGAATGGAGATCCGATGA
- a CDS encoding DUF4397 domain-containing protein, translating into MQTPSEYVTLNSITDNPDMGDERNFFRFKAADDPNAYFSNRIRIAPDHRYTAEVFFENSASPGLASAIDTRVQVLLPSTVKGSAAGSAFVRASNASPPAVWQSSILTLPGPDDAVAIRFVPGTAILHSQGKSNGRQIDIGELVSDSGALVGCDELDGVVPSESRCEGWLTVDFVTDQPRFTVGAWLAAAGSSEYGGNRDIKPGETVTVKMTYENTGTVEQDNVLMTLLSLPRCATVVPGTTWFAADTTDGKWQRSSEDIGPNHPLNVGNYNPHANVYIKFDVQFCDKDQLSQEYNHDWAKGALWTEPYLTVGVSTENGWKTATPFELTILGPNQK; encoded by the coding sequence ATGCAGACTCCAAGCGAGTACGTCACCTTAAACTCCATCACAGATAACCCCGACATGGGTGATGAACGAAACTTTTTCCGTTTCAAGGCCGCTGATGACCCGAATGCGTATTTTTCCAATCGAATTAGAATTGCACCTGACCACCGCTACACGGCTGAAGTCTTTTTTGAGAATTCAGCTTCTCCGGGACTGGCTTCGGCGATCGACACACGGGTTCAAGTCCTTCTGCCGTCCACGGTGAAGGGTTCCGCTGCCGGGTCGGCATTCGTGCGAGCATCCAATGCTTCTCCACCGGCGGTCTGGCAGTCTTCGATACTGACACTCCCGGGACCCGACGACGCGGTTGCCATTCGTTTTGTACCTGGCACAGCAATCCTGCATTCCCAGGGAAAATCGAATGGTCGGCAAATCGACATAGGCGAACTGGTCAGTGATTCGGGCGCTCTGGTGGGATGCGATGAATTAGACGGGGTGGTGCCAAGCGAAAGTCGGTGCGAGGGGTGGTTGACTGTGGACTTTGTTACCGATCAACCGCGTTTCACGGTCGGGGCTTGGTTAGCCGCTGCGGGAAGCAGTGAATACGGAGGCAATCGAGACATCAAGCCGGGTGAAACAGTTACCGTAAAAATGACGTATGAAAACACCGGCACGGTCGAACAGGACAATGTGTTGATGACGTTGCTTTCACTTCCACGCTGCGCAACGGTGGTTCCAGGGACGACCTGGTTTGCTGCCGACACCACAGACGGAAAATGGCAGAGGAGCTCGGAAGATATTGGCCCAAATCATCCGCTGAATGTAGGAAATTATAATCCACACGCGAATGTCTATATTAAGTTTGACGTTCAGTTCTGCGACAAAGATCAACTGAGTCAGGAGTATAACCACGACTGGGCCAAAGGAGCCTTATGGACCGAGCCGTATCTCACCGTAGGTGTAAGCACCGAAAACGGATGGAAGACCGCGACCCCATTCGAATTGACTATCCTGGGTCCGAATCAGAAGTGA
- a CDS encoding maleylpyruvate isomerase family mycothiol-dependent enzyme, which translates to MTAELLDLAQDERADLAEFLAALSPQDWHAASLCRGWTVKDVVAHVVSYDELGVFGLAKRFAKGRVVRANEVGVKEFASLSPDDLLAFLRAHLRPQGLTAGFGGMIGLVDGTIHHQDIRRALGRPRTIPVERLRRILPSLPGNPRLGAGRRIKGLRLVATDLDWQHGDGPEVQGTGEALMMAITGRPAALGELSGPGQPTLAARL; encoded by the coding sequence ATGACCGCGGAGTTGCTGGACTTGGCACAGGACGAGCGGGCTGACCTTGCGGAGTTCCTTGCCGCACTTTCGCCGCAGGACTGGCACGCCGCCAGCCTGTGCCGGGGGTGGACGGTGAAAGACGTTGTGGCACATGTGGTCAGCTACGACGAACTCGGGGTGTTCGGCTTGGCCAAACGGTTCGCCAAGGGGCGGGTGGTGCGCGCCAACGAGGTTGGCGTCAAGGAGTTCGCCTCGTTGTCGCCTGACGACCTGCTCGCGTTCCTGCGAGCGCACCTTCGCCCGCAAGGACTGACCGCTGGCTTCGGCGGGATGATCGGCCTGGTCGACGGGACCATCCACCACCAGGACATCCGGCGCGCGCTCGGCCGTCCGCGCACGATTCCCGTCGAACGCCTGCGACGAATACTGCCGTCCTTACCGGGCAACCCCCGGCTCGGGGCTGGCCGACGCATCAAAGGCTTACGGCTTGTTGCGACTGACCTCGACTGGCAGCACGGCGACGGCCCGGAAGTTCAGGGCACCGGGGAAGCGCTGATGATGGCGATAACGGGAAGACCGGCCGCGCTTGGCGAACTTTCCGGGCCGGGCCAGCCGACGTTGGCCGCGCGTCTGTAG
- a CDS encoding ArsR/SmtB family transcription factor, whose product MATYETADPWAALADGTRRTIFKRLAGGPMAVGELAEGLPVSRPAVSQHLKVLKCAGLVQDRAAGTRRVYQVDPDGLAALRAELDVFWDRALGAFQAIADQEGEG is encoded by the coding sequence GTGGCTACTTACGAAACGGCGGACCCCTGGGCCGCCCTGGCGGACGGCACGCGGCGAACGATCTTCAAGCGTCTCGCCGGTGGGCCCATGGCGGTCGGCGAACTCGCCGAGGGGCTTCCGGTGAGTAGGCCCGCTGTTTCTCAACACCTCAAAGTCCTCAAGTGCGCGGGCCTGGTGCAAGACCGTGCGGCCGGCACGCGCCGCGTCTACCAAGTGGATCCGGACGGCTTGGCGGCTTTGCGGGCGGAACTGGATGTGTTCTGGGACAGAGCTTTAGGCGCGTTTCAGGCGATTGCCGATCAGGAGGGAGAAGGGTAG
- a CDS encoding class I SAM-dependent methyltransferase, giving the protein MATEPDPIELTRALLNQPAVLRHGFLDVLGESTSAPVPTFAQRAMNSPFVATVYERLWRPTSFYVASGVTTGAEQRRAAAALRLDGAHRLLDVACGPGNFTKPLAAQLSADGLAVGFDISEPMLVRAVADNSAPRTCYVRGDARALPFGDQTFDAVCCFGALYLMPEPFGVAREMLRVLRPGGRIAILTSYSGQTPPVRTALNLTARAIGLTMFDRHAFVDLFAAQGLVEIDQQTQRALQFVTAAKP; this is encoded by the coding sequence ATGGCTACCGAACCGGATCCGATCGAGCTGACCCGCGCGCTGCTGAACCAGCCCGCGGTGCTGCGGCACGGCTTTCTCGACGTGTTGGGCGAGTCGACGAGTGCGCCGGTGCCGACATTCGCGCAGCGCGCGATGAACAGTCCGTTCGTCGCGACGGTCTACGAACGGTTGTGGCGGCCGACATCCTTTTATGTGGCCAGCGGCGTCACCACCGGCGCAGAACAGCGCCGTGCCGCCGCGGCGCTGCGTCTGGACGGCGCGCACCGGTTGCTCGACGTGGCCTGCGGGCCGGGCAATTTCACCAAGCCGCTGGCCGCGCAGCTGTCGGCCGACGGGTTGGCGGTGGGGTTCGACATCTCCGAACCGATGCTGGTGCGCGCCGTGGCGGACAACAGTGCACCACGTACCTGCTATGTCCGCGGCGACGCGCGCGCGTTGCCGTTCGGAGACCAGACCTTCGATGCCGTGTGCTGCTTCGGCGCCCTCTATCTGATGCCCGAGCCGTTCGGGGTGGCCCGGGAAATGCTGCGCGTGCTGCGACCGGGTGGCCGGATAGCAATCCTGACCAGTTACTCCGGGCAAACCCCGCCCGTGCGAACGGCGCTGAACCTGACGGCTCGCGCGATCGGGCTCACCATGTTCGACCGGCACGCCTTCGTCGACTTGTTCGCTGCGCAAGGCTTGGTCGAGATCGATCAGCAGACCCAGCGCGCGCTGCAGTTCGTCACCGCGGCCAAGCCATGA
- a CDS encoding DUF4185 domain-containing protein: MTPTKQLVLNTDPNKVLELIDGWTRTGDVLEQQAETYTRLVDRPGGSLWDGATADAARNRAAQDFRAITATRDTVDARAAQIRQAVASNLMPPLANAKQIITNAESHPGVTVNADLSITYTAPEGTSKETADANAKTVAAAEAELKAEANKWWAAENDVAAQIRDAESAVSKDLNFGAALYNVRRAFALKPGEVRNLGPIAGTGSGTGRIGVGAVDLGEIIVLPDGTAVAIGGDGWKGGWLGDLGVPDHYPSVGMVPSPESLGQLGPVQLSQLLGLGEGSGKELFAQYPGRGDTLPAGTIQVNGKTYVMVAGTTALKPTGGTWFVEAKPGEIGWTEIPHSYQPGNYANGGQSQISGYQGKDGKVYIAADSFDRTHGVTLYRADPDTFTDRSTWQPYVQNPSGSGSWGAPGQTGTVLSDTPFGELSFREVDGRAVLSGFNANHGPDGAVEIRVANDPTKIFDAGVPKTVVAQAGISNAPNFLPQNYGGYIVPGSTLDDMRVLVSQWYVPTGPDGLPTGPGTYNVQEFAVNANR, translated from the coding sequence GTGACACCAACTAAGCAGTTGGTCCTCAACACCGATCCGAACAAGGTGCTCGAACTGATCGACGGATGGACCCGCACTGGAGACGTGCTCGAACAGCAGGCCGAGACCTACACCCGACTCGTCGATCGTCCCGGTGGTTCCTTATGGGACGGGGCAACCGCCGACGCCGCACGAAACCGAGCCGCCCAGGATTTTCGAGCGATCACGGCCACCCGTGACACCGTTGATGCCCGTGCCGCCCAAATTCGTCAGGCGGTCGCATCGAACTTGATGCCGCCGTTAGCCAACGCCAAGCAGATCATCACCAATGCCGAGTCGCACCCAGGCGTCACAGTCAACGCAGACTTGTCAATCACCTACACCGCACCCGAAGGTACTAGCAAGGAAACCGCCGATGCCAACGCCAAGACCGTCGCAGCGGCCGAGGCCGAACTCAAAGCCGAAGCGAACAAATGGTGGGCCGCTGAAAACGACGTCGCCGCCCAGATTCGGGACGCAGAAAGTGCAGTCAGTAAAGACCTCAACTTCGGGGCAGCGCTCTACAACGTCAGAAGAGCATTCGCCCTGAAACCCGGGGAGGTACGCAACCTCGGCCCGATCGCCGGTACCGGCTCAGGCACCGGCCGGATCGGTGTCGGTGCGGTCGATCTAGGAGAGATCATCGTGCTTCCAGACGGCACAGCGGTCGCGATCGGTGGTGATGGGTGGAAAGGAGGCTGGCTGGGAGATCTGGGCGTTCCCGATCATTACCCGTCGGTGGGGATGGTTCCTAGCCCAGAATCGCTGGGGCAGCTGGGTCCTGTTCAGCTTTCCCAGTTACTCGGCCTCGGTGAGGGTAGCGGAAAGGAACTATTCGCCCAATACCCAGGAAGGGGTGACACATTGCCCGCAGGCACCATCCAGGTCAACGGCAAGACCTATGTGATGGTCGCTGGCACCACCGCCCTCAAACCGACTGGCGGTACGTGGTTCGTCGAAGCCAAACCCGGCGAAATCGGCTGGACGGAAATCCCCCACTCATACCAACCCGGCAACTATGCCAACGGCGGACAATCCCAAATCAGCGGCTACCAAGGCAAAGACGGCAAGGTCTACATCGCGGCCGACTCCTTCGACCGCACCCACGGCGTCACCCTCTACCGCGCCGACCCCGACACCTTCACCGACCGCTCGACTTGGCAACCATATGTGCAAAACCCCAGCGGGAGCGGAAGTTGGGGCGCACCCGGACAAACTGGCACCGTTCTTAGCGACACCCCGTTCGGCGAGCTAAGCTTCCGCGAAGTGGACGGCAGAGCAGTATTGTCCGGATTCAACGCCAACCACGGCCCAGACGGGGCCGTGGAGATACGGGTCGCGAACGACCCGACGAAGATCTTCGATGCAGGCGTTCCGAAGACAGTTGTTGCACAGGCGGGAATCTCGAATGCCCCAAACTTCTTGCCCCAGAACTATGGTGGCTACATCGTGCCCGGATCCACTCTCGACGACATGCGCGTCTTGGTCAGCCAATGGTACGTCCCTACGGGCCCTGACGGACTTCCGACTGGGCCCGGGACGTACAACGTTCAGGAATTCGCGGTTAACGCCAATCGGTAA
- a CDS encoding DUF4239 domain-containing protein, whose product MSVWIVSNVPAWLLLLALIVVIAGGAVLIQRAVRRRFPKLADSTHNDVTRFAYGVVGFVYAFFIGFVVSAMWSQINTEDGQARNEAAAAVQLANDATVFDKADNQRVRQALLDYERAALAEWPVAANGRSYPDADKAMQRLYATYESIQPQTETQKTFLNRSFTNLDKVSQARTERVLQAQTAVGPSWSLWMVIMLTSGLVLACSVIYGVEEPRMHYAMVTTVGVLVAANLFLVMELSHPFVGELATTPEPLRDVVEVLSAPAT is encoded by the coding sequence GTGAGTGTTTGGATCGTCAGCAATGTGCCCGCGTGGCTGCTGCTGCTCGCGCTGATCGTCGTCATCGCCGGTGGTGCGGTGCTCATCCAACGGGCGGTCCGGCGCAGATTCCCCAAACTCGCCGACAGCACACACAACGACGTCACCCGTTTCGCCTACGGCGTGGTCGGGTTCGTGTACGCGTTCTTCATCGGGTTCGTCGTCTCGGCGATGTGGAGTCAGATCAACACCGAGGACGGCCAGGCGCGCAACGAGGCCGCCGCGGCGGTGCAACTGGCCAACGACGCCACCGTCTTCGACAAGGCAGACAACCAGCGGGTCCGGCAGGCCCTGCTCGACTACGAGCGCGCAGCCCTCGCGGAGTGGCCCGTCGCCGCCAATGGGCGCTCCTATCCCGACGCGGACAAAGCCATGCAACGTCTTTACGCCACCTACGAATCCATCCAGCCGCAGACCGAGACGCAGAAGACGTTCCTGAATAGGTCGTTCACCAACCTCGACAAGGTGAGTCAGGCGCGTACCGAACGGGTTCTGCAGGCGCAGACCGCCGTCGGTCCGTCCTGGTCGCTGTGGATGGTCATCATGCTCACCAGCGGGCTGGTGCTGGCCTGCTCGGTCATCTACGGCGTCGAGGAACCCCGCATGCACTACGCGATGGTCACCACCGTCGGCGTATTGGTCGCGGCCAACCTGTTTCTGGTCATGGAACTCTCGCATCCCTTCGTCGGTGAGTTGGCGACGACTCCCGAGCCGCTGCGCGACGTCGTCGAAGTTCTCTCCGCGCCCGCGACCTAG
- a CDS encoding TetR/AcrR family transcriptional regulator, with amino-acid sequence MARDDWLLGGERRTAAAERIYEAATDLVVRDGLDALDMDALAARVHCSRATVYRYAGGKAQIRDAVLLRLAARIVASVRRAVSDLSGADRVVKAITVALEHIRSDPIRRMMMGLSAGRDLSLLPSSPVLGRLAADLTGITEDDAEAAEWIVRVVMALALWPIGDSHSEYELVQRFVAPAFT; translated from the coding sequence ATGGCTCGAGACGATTGGCTGCTGGGTGGCGAGCGGCGGACCGCGGCCGCCGAACGCATCTACGAGGCCGCAACCGATCTCGTCGTGCGCGACGGTCTAGACGCCCTCGACATGGACGCCTTGGCGGCACGAGTGCACTGTTCGCGCGCGACTGTCTACCGTTACGCCGGGGGCAAAGCCCAGATCCGTGACGCGGTTCTGCTGCGCCTGGCGGCGCGCATCGTTGCCTCGGTTCGACGCGCGGTGAGCGACCTCAGCGGCGCGGACCGAGTGGTCAAGGCGATAACGGTGGCGCTGGAGCACATCCGATCGGACCCCATCCGCCGGATGATGATGGGGTTGAGCGCCGGTCGTGATCTGAGTCTGCTTCCGTCGTCCCCGGTACTGGGTCGTCTCGCCGCAGACCTCACCGGCATAACGGAGGACGATGCAGAGGCGGCCGAGTGGATCGTCCGCGTCGTCATGGCACTGGCCTTGTGGCCAATCGGCGACAGCCATAGTGAATACGAGCTGGTGCAGCGCTTTGTTGCACCGGCATTCACCTGA
- a CDS encoding cytochrome P450 — protein MTSRTGHLGSELFDDAHIQDPYPLYRRMLDTAPVHQIADSGFYAVCSWDAVSDAIARPHDFSSNLTATMTYQPGGTVGAFEMEGLGGKSHVLATADDPAHAVHRKAILPQLAAKRIRAFEPFIADTADRLWNEQLKHGRIEWMSGMANRLPMMIVGRIIGVPDRDIDRLVQWGYAATQVVEGLVSQDQLNAAGMAVMELAAYITDQFQQAARDPQDNLLGDLATACASGELDEQTAQAMMIILFSAGGESTASLIGSAAYLLASRPEVQQQVRNQPELFGAFLEEVLRFEPPFRGHYRHVVSDTTLFGVDLEAGSRLLLLWGAANRDPSHFDDPDEFRLNRRGGKGHITFGKGAHFCVGAALARLEAQVVIGQLLERTSQIEAVDVGRWLPSLLVRRLERLELACG, from the coding sequence GTGACGTCGCGCACTGGGCACCTTGGCAGCGAGTTATTCGACGATGCGCACATACAAGACCCCTATCCCCTGTACCGGCGGATGTTGGACACCGCACCGGTGCATCAGATTGCTGATTCGGGGTTTTATGCGGTGTGCAGCTGGGACGCGGTAAGCGATGCCATAGCTCGACCGCATGACTTCTCCTCGAACCTGACCGCGACCATGACGTATCAGCCCGGCGGCACCGTGGGCGCATTCGAGATGGAAGGGCTCGGTGGAAAGAGCCACGTGCTGGCCACCGCCGACGATCCCGCCCATGCGGTGCACCGCAAAGCCATACTCCCGCAATTGGCAGCCAAGCGGATCCGGGCGTTCGAGCCGTTCATCGCTGACACCGCCGATCGCCTGTGGAACGAGCAGCTGAAGCACGGGCGCATCGAATGGATGAGCGGCATGGCGAACCGATTGCCGATGATGATCGTCGGGCGGATCATCGGCGTCCCGGATAGGGACATCGACAGGCTCGTGCAATGGGGGTACGCAGCGACCCAAGTGGTCGAGGGACTGGTCAGCCAAGACCAACTCAACGCGGCGGGCATGGCCGTCATGGAACTGGCCGCCTACATCACCGATCAGTTTCAACAAGCGGCGCGCGACCCGCAGGACAACTTGCTCGGCGACCTGGCCACTGCCTGCGCGTCGGGCGAGCTGGACGAACAAACCGCTCAGGCGATGATGATCATCCTGTTCAGCGCGGGTGGCGAGTCCACCGCATCATTGATCGGTTCTGCCGCTTACCTTTTGGCGTCCCGGCCCGAGGTTCAGCAGCAGGTCCGCAACCAGCCGGAGCTGTTCGGGGCATTCCTCGAGGAGGTGCTGCGCTTCGAGCCGCCCTTTCGGGGACATTACCGGCACGTCGTCAGCGACACCACACTGTTCGGGGTGGACCTGGAAGCAGGCTCGCGGCTGTTGCTGTTGTGGGGCGCGGCCAATCGCGATCCGTCGCACTTCGACGATCCCGACGAGTTTCGACTGAACCGTCGTGGCGGCAAGGGGCATATCACCTTCGGCAAGGGCGCCCACTTTTGCGTCGGAGCCGCGCTGGCCCGGTTGGAGGCGCAGGTCGTGATCGGTCAACTGCTCGAGCGCACTTCGCAGATCGAGGCCGTCGACGTCGGGCGGTGGTTACCGAGCCTGCTCGTGCGCCGGCTCGAACGCCTGGAATTGGCGTGCGGATAG